In Heteronotia binoei isolate CCM8104 ecotype False Entrance Well chromosome 4, APGP_CSIRO_Hbin_v1, whole genome shotgun sequence, a genomic segment contains:
- the GCNT1 gene encoding beta-1,3-galactosyl-O-glycosyl-glycoprotein beta-1,6-N-acetylglucosaminyltransferase — protein sequence MLRRKLRHCHILRFKFLLVLVFTAGALSLIKIHQKPDYLHHENLELVGEYPNNNVNCTKILQGDPEEIQKVKLELLTVSFRKSPKLTANDYINMTTDCASFIKRQKYIMKPLSKEEAEFPLAYSIVVYHKINMLDRLLRSIYAPQNYYCIHVDKKSPESFLAAVKGIASCFNNVFIASQLESVVYASWSRVQADLNCMKDLYRRSTSWKYLINLCGMDFPIKTNQEIVEKLKALKGENSLETEKMPSYKEIRWKKHYEIVDGKVKNMGIDKQHPPISTPIFSGSAYFVVSRRFVEYILENSKILSFIEWAKDTYSPDEYLWATIQRIPEVPGAVSASDKYDVSDMNALARFVKWHYFEGDVSKGAPYPPCNGVHVRSVCVFGVGDLNWMLRKHHFFANKFDTDIDPFAVQCLEEYLRDKALYQRRH from the coding sequence ATGCTGAGAAGGAAACTTCGCCACTGTCATATCCTACGCTTCAAGTTTCTCCTGGTGTTAGTTTTTACAGCAGGGGCTTTGTCCCTTATCAAAATTCATCAGAAACCAGATTATCTGCATCATGAGAATCTGGAACTCGTAGGTGAATACCCCAACAATAATGTAAACTGTACCAAGATATTGCAAGGTGATCCAGAGGAAATTCAGAAAGTAAAGCTGGAGTTGTTAACTGTGTCTTTTAGGAAAAGCCCTAAGCTAACAGCAAATGATTATATTAACATGACAACTGATTGTGCCTCTTTTATAAAGAGACAGAAATATATTATGAAACCTCTGAGCAAAGAAGAAGCAGAATTTCCACTTGCATACTCAATAGTGGTTTATCACAAAATTAATATGCTAGATAGACTTCTGAGATCTATATATGCACCCCAAAACTATTACTGCATTCATGTGGATAAGAAGTCCCCAGAATCCTTCTTGGCTGCGGTGAAAGGAATTGCTTCATGTTTCAACAATGTCTTCATTGCCAGCCAGCTAGAGAGTGTAGTGTATGCTTCATGGAGCAGAGTGCAAGCTGACCTCAACTGCATGAAGGACCTCTACAGGAGGAGTACAAGCTGGAAGTATTTGATCAACCTTTGTGGTATGGATTTCCCAATCAAGACCAATCAGGAAATAGTAGAAAAGCTAAAAGCTCTCAAGGGTGAAAACAGCTTGGAAACCGAGAAAATGCCTTCATACAAGGAGATACGGTGGAAGAAGCATTATGAAATTGTTGATGGTAAAGTGAAGAATATGGGAATAGACAAACAACACCCACCTATCAGTACACCTATTTTCTCTGGCAGTGCCTACTTTGTTGTAAGTAGGAGGTTTGTTGAATATATATTGGAAAACAGCAAAATCCTTTCTTTTATAGAGTGGGCTAAAGACACTTACAGTCCTGATGAGTACTTGTGGGCTACGATTCAACGAATCCCTGAAGTACCAGGTGCTGTTTCTGCTAGTGACAAATATGATGTGTCTGATATGAATGCCCTTGCCAGATTTGTCAAGTGGCATTACTTTGAGGGGGATGTTTCCAAAGGTGCCCCATATCCACCCTGTAATGGGGTTCATGTCCGTTCTGTGTGTGTCTTTGGAGTTGGAGACTTGAACTGGATGTTGCGAAAACACCACTTTTTTGCCAACAAGTTTGACACTGACATAGATCCTTTTGCAGTCCAGTGCTTGGAAGAATATTTAAGAGACAAAGCTCTGTATCAACGCAGACATTAA